In one window of Nocardiopsis aegyptia DNA:
- a CDS encoding BldC family transcriptional regulator gives MAVRSIAPTTGELLTPAEVATLFCVDPKTVTRWARAGKLSSIRTLGGHRRYLPVEVRALLVKGAVTIVDR, from the coding sequence ATGGCCGTACGAAGCATTGCGCCGACCACGGGTGAGTTGCTCACGCCCGCCGAGGTCGCCACCCTGTTCTGTGTCGACCCCAAGACCGTCACCCGTTGGGCCAGGGCGGGCAAGCTCTCCTCGATCCGCACCCTGGGTGGGCATCGCCGATACCTCCCGGTGGAGGTTCGTGCCCTTCTGGTCAAAGGAGCGGTGACCATCGTCGACCGCTAG
- a CDS encoding alpha/beta fold hydrolase produces MGYVTVGNENSSPIQIYYEDQGEGRPVVLIHGYPLNGHSWERQTRELLAAGYRVITYDRRGFGRSSKVGSGYDYDTFAADLDTVLTTLDLRDVVLVGFSMGTGELARYVFRYGHERVAKLAFLASLEPFLVARDDNPEGVPQDVFDGIEAAAKGDRYAWYTQFFADFYNLDDNLGTRISQEAVTNSWNVAVSSAPVAAYAVVPSWIEDFRADVEAVRASGKPALILHGTADNILPIDATARRFRELLPQARYVEVDNAPHGLLWTHAEEVNTALLDFLR; encoded by the coding sequence ATGGGTTACGTCACTGTCGGAAACGAGAACAGCTCCCCTATACAGATCTACTACGAGGACCAGGGCGAGGGCCGGCCCGTCGTGCTCATCCACGGCTACCCGCTGAACGGGCACAGCTGGGAGCGCCAGACCCGGGAACTGCTCGCGGCCGGGTACCGCGTCATCACCTACGACCGCCGCGGGTTCGGCAGGTCGTCCAAGGTCGGCTCCGGGTACGACTACGACACGTTCGCCGCCGACCTGGACACCGTGCTCACCACGCTCGACCTGCGCGACGTGGTCCTGGTCGGGTTCTCGATGGGTACCGGCGAGCTCGCCCGCTACGTGTTCCGGTACGGCCACGAGCGGGTCGCCAAGCTCGCCTTCCTTGCCTCGCTGGAGCCCTTCCTGGTCGCCCGGGACGACAACCCCGAAGGGGTGCCGCAGGACGTCTTCGATGGTATCGAGGCCGCGGCCAAGGGAGACCGCTACGCCTGGTACACGCAGTTCTTCGCCGACTTCTACAATCTCGACGACAACCTGGGTACTCGGATCAGCCAGGAGGCGGTCACCAACAGCTGGAACGTGGCGGTTTCCAGCGCCCCGGTGGCGGCCTACGCGGTCGTCCCCTCCTGGATCGAGGACTTCCGCGCCGATGTCGAGGCGGTCCGTGCCAGCGGCAAGCCGGCCCTGATCCTGCACGGCACCGCGGACAACATCCTGCCCATCGACGCCACGGCCCGTCGGTTCCGCGAGCTCCTGCCCCAGGCACGGTACGTGGAGGTCGACAACGCCCCGCACGGGCTGCTGTGGACGCACGCCGAGGAGGTCAACACCGCCCTCCTGGACTTCCTCCGCTAG
- a CDS encoding ABC transporter permease, which translates to MTTTRTGEPDQRHLRGVLASGARPPRPSALSASLTFGWRALLKIKHVPEQLFDVTLFPVLFLLMFTYLFGGAIVGSTEEYLQWVLPGILVMTVVMITLYTGVTLNTDITKGVFDRFRSLPIWRPSPLAGALLGDAVRYTMASLVVIVLGLALGFRPENGVVGVVLSVLLLIVFCYSLSWIWTLLGLVLRTPNSVMTVSMVVMFPGTFLSNIFVDPRTMPGWLQAFVDVNPVTHLVTAIRGLMHGGVTAGQIGWVLAASAVMVALFAPVTMYLYRNRN; encoded by the coding sequence ATGACCACCACCCGGACCGGTGAACCCGACCAGCGGCACCTGCGCGGGGTCCTCGCCTCCGGCGCCCGGCCGCCGCGCCCCAGCGCCCTGTCCGCCTCGCTCACCTTCGGCTGGCGGGCGCTGCTGAAGATCAAGCACGTGCCCGAGCAGCTCTTCGACGTCACGCTCTTTCCGGTCCTGTTCCTGCTGATGTTCACCTACCTGTTCGGCGGGGCGATCGTGGGGTCCACCGAGGAGTACCTCCAGTGGGTCCTGCCGGGGATCCTGGTGATGACGGTCGTCATGATCACCCTGTACACGGGCGTCACCCTGAACACCGACATCACCAAGGGCGTCTTCGACCGCTTCCGGTCCCTGCCGATCTGGCGGCCCTCGCCGCTCGCCGGCGCGCTGCTGGGCGACGCCGTGCGCTACACGATGGCGTCGCTGGTGGTCATCGTGCTGGGGCTGGCCCTGGGCTTTCGCCCCGAGAACGGTGTCGTGGGCGTGGTGCTGTCGGTGCTGCTGCTCATCGTGTTCTGTTACAGCCTGTCGTGGATCTGGACCCTGCTCGGGCTGGTGCTGCGCACACCGAACTCCGTCATGACCGTCAGCATGGTCGTGATGTTCCCGGGGACCTTCCTGAGCAACATCTTCGTCGACCCGCGGACCATGCCCGGCTGGTTGCAGGCCTTCGTGGACGTCAACCCGGTCACCCACCTGGTGACGGCGATCCGCGGCCTGATGCACGGGGGCGTCACCGCCGGCCAGATCGGCTGGGTGCTCGCGGCGTCGGCGGTGATGGTGGCGCTGTTCGCCCCTGTCACGATGTATCTGTACCGCAACCGGAACTGA
- a CDS encoding carboxymuconolactone decarboxylase family protein yields MNAERPFIDKEHPKVYGAMLKAAKASRTASHEAGLGDDLIEMVNIRVSQINGCSTCLSIHFPKARRAGVEQSTLDVLPAWRETKLFTDQQRAALGLAESLTVIDPALDRQATNARAAAHLTTAQISAVEWTTTLINAFNRISIASGHPVIG; encoded by the coding sequence GTGAACGCCGAACGCCCCTTCATCGACAAGGAACACCCCAAGGTCTACGGGGCGATGCTCAAAGCGGCCAAGGCCTCCCGGACCGCGTCGCACGAGGCCGGTCTGGGCGACGACCTCATCGAGATGGTCAACATCCGGGTATCCCAGATCAACGGTTGCTCGACCTGCCTGAGCATCCACTTCCCCAAGGCCCGCAGAGCCGGGGTGGAGCAGAGCACCCTGGACGTGCTGCCCGCATGGCGCGAGACGAAGCTGTTCACGGATCAGCAGCGGGCCGCGCTCGGCCTGGCAGAGTCCCTGACCGTGATCGACCCGGCCCTCGACCGGCAGGCCACCAACGCCCGTGCGGCCGCCCACCTGACCACCGCCCAGATCTCCGCGGTGGAGTGGACGACCACCCTGATCAACGCGTTCAACCGCATCTCGATCGCCAGCGGGCATCCGGTGATCGGGTAG
- a CDS encoding ATP-binding cassette domain-containing protein, with translation MTATVPELAIEASGLVKDFGRTRAVDGVDLSVPTGLVYGFLGPNGAGKTTTMRMLATLLRPDGGGARVLGHDVVREADAVRSRVGLTGQFASVDDDLTGVENLVLLGRLYGYGRARARRRAGDLLDAFGLADAADRLVKNYSGGMRRRLDIAASLVVTPELMFLDEPTTGLDPRSRNQVWDIVRALVDAGTTVLLTTQYLDEADRLTGRMAVIDHGTVIAEGTPDELKAAVGTGSLHVRVRRPEQREEAARLLERLLEVPVRREGDPAALSARVFDPDRVAHALGALSDDRVDVTHFALGRPSLDEVFLALTGHPADPDDDPGDGVADPDAGTAPEEGTA, from the coding sequence GTGACCGCAACCGTGCCCGAACTCGCCATCGAAGCCTCCGGCCTGGTCAAGGACTTCGGCCGGACCCGCGCCGTGGACGGGGTCGACCTGTCCGTGCCCACCGGACTCGTGTACGGCTTCCTGGGACCCAACGGCGCAGGCAAGACCACGACCATGCGCATGCTGGCCACCCTGTTGCGCCCCGACGGCGGTGGAGCCCGCGTGCTCGGCCACGACGTCGTCCGCGAGGCCGACGCCGTCCGCTCCCGCGTCGGCCTGACCGGGCAGTTCGCGTCCGTGGACGACGACCTGACCGGTGTGGAGAACCTCGTCCTGCTGGGCCGGCTCTACGGCTACGGCCGGGCTCGGGCCCGACGGCGGGCCGGCGACCTGCTCGACGCGTTCGGGCTGGCGGACGCCGCCGACCGCCTGGTGAAGAACTACTCCGGCGGCATGCGGCGCCGGCTCGACATCGCGGCGAGCCTCGTGGTCACGCCGGAGCTGATGTTCCTCGACGAGCCCACGACCGGCCTGGACCCGCGCAGCCGCAACCAGGTCTGGGACATCGTGCGCGCGCTCGTGGACGCGGGGACGACCGTCCTGCTCACCACCCAGTACCTGGACGAGGCCGATCGGCTCACCGGGCGGATGGCCGTGATCGACCACGGCACCGTCATCGCCGAGGGGACCCCGGACGAGCTCAAGGCCGCGGTGGGCACGGGCTCGCTGCACGTCCGGGTGCGCCGGCCCGAGCAGCGCGAGGAGGCCGCGCGGCTGCTCGAACGCCTGCTGGAGGTGCCCGTCCGGCGCGAGGGCGATCCCGCGGCCCTGTCCGCCCGTGTCTTCGATCCCGACCGCGTCGCGCACGCGCTGGGCGCGCTCTCCGACGACCGCGTCGACGTCACCCACTTCGCCCTGGGGCGGCCCAGCCTCGACGAGGTCTTCCTCGCGCTCACAGGGCATCCGGCCGACCCGGACGACGACCCGGGTGACGGCGTGGCCGACCCTGACGCGGGGACCGCGCCCGAGGAGGGAACGGCATGA
- a CDS encoding flavodoxin family protein, whose amino-acid sequence MTAPVSERPDFSGLRALYINCTLNRSPQPSHTQGVIDRSAAIMEANGVGVDQFRAVDHDIATGVRPDMTEHGWETDEWPALLERVLAADILVIGGPIWLGDNSSVTRRVIERLYGYSGVLNEHGQYAYYGRVGGALLTGNEDGLKHCAMNILFSLQHIGYTIPPQADAGWIGEVGPGPSYLDEGSGGPENDFANRNISFMTYNLMHTAAMLRRAGGFPAYGNQRAAWDAGCSPDNANPEHR is encoded by the coding sequence ATGACCGCTCCCGTGAGCGAGAGGCCCGACTTCAGCGGGCTGCGCGCGCTCTACATCAACTGCACCCTCAACCGGTCCCCGCAGCCCAGCCACACTCAGGGGGTGATCGACCGCAGCGCGGCGATCATGGAGGCGAACGGGGTCGGCGTGGACCAGTTCCGCGCCGTCGACCACGACATCGCCACCGGAGTCCGCCCGGACATGACCGAGCACGGGTGGGAGACCGACGAGTGGCCCGCACTGCTGGAGCGGGTCCTGGCCGCCGACATCCTGGTCATCGGCGGACCGATCTGGCTGGGCGACAACAGTTCGGTGACCCGTCGGGTGATCGAGCGGCTCTACGGCTACTCCGGCGTGCTCAACGAGCATGGGCAGTACGCCTACTACGGGCGCGTGGGCGGCGCCCTGCTCACCGGTAACGAGGACGGCCTGAAGCACTGCGCGATGAACATCCTCTTCAGCCTGCAGCACATCGGCTACACGATCCCGCCCCAGGCGGACGCGGGTTGGATCGGTGAGGTCGGCCCCGGTCCGTCCTACCTTGACGAGGGCTCCGGCGGCCCGGAGAACGACTTCGCCAACCGCAACATCAGCTTCATGACCTACAACCTGATGCACACCGCCGCGATGCTCCGCCGTGCCGGCGGCTTCCCGGCCTACGGCAACCAGCGCGCGGCCTGGGACGCCGGCTGCAGTCCCGACAACGCCAACCCCGAACACCGTTGA
- a CDS encoding GNAT family N-acetyltransferase, with amino-acid sequence MAVEVSDAPEAKRYEARIDGATGVAGLAQYIRTDELIAFVHTEVSPEYEGRGVGSALVRTALDEARSAGLGVLPTCPFFAGWISRHPEYQDLLYRSRSNVSD; translated from the coding sequence ATGGCTGTTGAAGTGAGTGACGCGCCCGAGGCGAAGCGCTACGAGGCACGAATCGACGGGGCGACCGGCGTGGCCGGACTGGCGCAGTACATCCGCACGGACGAGCTCATCGCGTTCGTGCACACCGAGGTGTCGCCGGAGTACGAGGGCCGGGGGGTCGGATCGGCACTGGTGCGCACGGCTCTGGACGAGGCCCGCTCCGCCGGCCTGGGGGTCCTCCCGACCTGCCCCTTCTTCGCGGGCTGGATCTCCCGCCACCCGGAGTACCAGGACCTGCTGTACCGGTCCCGCAGCAATGTCAGCGACTGA
- a CDS encoding TetR/AcrR family transcriptional regulator: MSSEPRAYRSPRRERDAARTREEILDAARGLFVSRGYLRVTMADIAREAGTAVKTVYASAGTKSELLRELLRLDVAESAASATIEELRSAPDLAAAAACLARGTRSDHERFSDSIDLLYASMGDEGADRIWGQVVGSYRGALREAATVLVAKGFVSERLDVEEVSDRLWFCFGIAAWRTLLKDCGWDYGRAESWLGAQAVAALRGPGSG, from the coding sequence GTGTCTTCCGAGCCCAGGGCCTACCGCTCCCCCCGTCGCGAACGCGACGCCGCCCGCACCCGCGAGGAGATCCTCGACGCGGCGCGGGGGCTGTTCGTCAGCCGCGGGTACCTGCGGGTGACCATGGCCGACATCGCTCGTGAGGCCGGAACCGCGGTCAAGACCGTCTACGCCAGCGCCGGAACCAAGTCCGAACTCCTGCGTGAACTGCTCAGGCTGGACGTGGCCGAATCCGCGGCCTCCGCGACCATCGAGGAACTCCGCTCCGCGCCCGACCTGGCCGCGGCCGCCGCCTGCCTCGCCCGGGGCACCCGTTCCGACCACGAACGCTTCAGCGACTCGATCGACCTGCTGTACGCCTCGATGGGCGACGAGGGCGCCGACCGGATCTGGGGGCAGGTCGTGGGGAGCTACCGCGGCGCGCTGCGCGAAGCCGCGACCGTCCTCGTCGCGAAGGGGTTCGTCTCCGAGCGCCTGGACGTCGAGGAGGTCTCTGACCGCCTCTGGTTCTGCTTCGGGATCGCCGCCTGGCGCACGCTGCTCAAGGACTGCGGCTGGGACTACGGACGGGCCGAATCCTGGCTCGGCGCCCAGGCGGTCGCGGCCCTGCGCGGTCCCGGCTCCGGCTGA
- a CDS encoding methyltransferase, protein MDPEAASAPSNEQPAGPLSARMAEMLSGFAVSQALYAVAKLDLAAKLLTGPRTPAELAEETGVLEDPLHRLLHTLSGVGVVTHQEGGRFAVTDLGATLAEGTPGSLRGTALLWMETHYEAFGDLLGTLRTGSTGFALRHGQEFVPYLREHPEHLPSLTSAMAELNEGPRQALLSDYRLPEGEVVADIGGADGSVLAALLADDPRRRGVVMDLPGVVPAATARMSAAGLADRVSAVGGDFFAGVPSADVYLLSAVLHDWPDEDCARLLARITEAARPGARLVVIESPLPLGDEPHPSKLSDLIMLTMAGGRERPESEYTTLLGAAGFVVDRTVVAPVGGYCAIEATLKAG, encoded by the coding sequence ATGGACCCAGAAGCTGCATCGGCCCCCTCGAACGAGCAACCCGCCGGCCCGCTCTCCGCCCGCATGGCGGAGATGCTGTCGGGGTTCGCCGTCTCGCAGGCCCTCTACGCGGTCGCCAAGCTCGATCTCGCGGCGAAGCTGCTCACGGGACCGCGCACACCGGCCGAGTTAGCGGAGGAGACCGGCGTGCTCGAGGACCCGCTGCACCGGCTCCTGCACACGCTCAGCGGTGTCGGTGTGGTGACCCACCAGGAGGGCGGCCGCTTCGCCGTCACCGACCTGGGCGCCACCCTGGCCGAGGGGACCCCCGGCTCCCTGCGCGGAACAGCACTGCTGTGGATGGAGACCCACTACGAGGCGTTCGGGGACCTGCTCGGCACGTTGCGGACCGGCAGCACCGGGTTCGCGCTGCGCCACGGCCAGGAGTTCGTCCCCTACCTGCGCGAGCACCCGGAACACCTGCCCAGCCTGACCTCCGCGATGGCCGAGCTGAACGAGGGGCCGCGTCAGGCCCTGCTGTCCGACTACCGGCTCCCGGAGGGCGAAGTCGTCGCGGACATCGGCGGGGCCGACGGTTCGGTGCTCGCGGCCCTCCTCGCCGACGATCCCCGGCGGCGCGGCGTCGTCATGGATCTGCCCGGGGTCGTCCCCGCCGCCACCGCCCGGATGAGCGCGGCCGGGCTGGCCGACCGGGTGAGTGCGGTCGGCGGGGACTTCTTCGCCGGGGTGCCCTCGGCCGACGTCTACCTGCTGTCCGCGGTACTGCACGACTGGCCCGACGAGGACTGCGCCCGGCTCCTCGCGCGCATCACCGAGGCGGCCCGGCCGGGCGCCCGGCTGGTCGTGATCGAGTCGCCGCTGCCCCTGGGCGACGAGCCGCACCCGAGCAAGCTGAGCGATCTGATCATGTTGACGATGGCGGGCGGGCGGGAACGTCCCGAGTCCGAGTACACGACTCTTCTGGGCGCCGCCGGGTTCGTCGTCGACAGGACCGTCGTGGCCCCGGTCGGCGGCTACTGCGCCATCGAGGCGACCCTCAAGGCCGGTTGA
- a CDS encoding MarR family winged helix-turn-helix transcriptional regulator: protein MNEEPRWLSPDEQRAWENFIRMQEALIGRLSRLVRSDSGLSAADYMVLVRLTEAKDGQMRFLELAKLAEWEKSRMSHQISRMVKRGLVAKKECPDDARGAFVVATTLGYEAIQEAAPVHVEHVRRLFIEAMTPNQLNTFARLSQRVLDHMEKQPD from the coding sequence ATGAATGAGGAACCACGCTGGCTCAGTCCTGACGAACAGAGGGCCTGGGAGAACTTCATCCGTATGCAGGAAGCACTCATCGGAAGGCTGTCCCGCCTCGTCCGCTCCGACTCCGGGCTGTCCGCCGCGGACTACATGGTGCTCGTCCGGCTCACCGAGGCGAAGGACGGCCAGATGCGATTCCTGGAGCTGGCCAAGCTCGCCGAATGGGAGAAGAGCCGCATGTCCCACCAGATCTCGCGGATGGTCAAGCGCGGGCTCGTGGCCAAGAAGGAGTGTCCCGACGACGCGCGCGGAGCGTTCGTCGTCGCCACTACGCTCGGCTACGAGGCGATCCAGGAGGCCGCGCCCGTCCACGTCGAGCACGTCCGCCGTCTGTTCATCGAGGCCATGACGCCGAACCAGCTCAACACCTTCGCCCGGCTCTCTCAGCGAGTCCTGGACCACATGGAGAAGCAGCCGGACTGA
- a CDS encoding carboxylesterase/lipase family protein has protein sequence MGTEEPKPRLAGVLRGLQPLRRRLPLPALAVVAGVLLWLNQSPWWGWALIAVLLAALAATARWWLRGHWLLRTAAWLLVGVLVSATAVAAYPAPQNRLAGGRDRVPTELVDTGEGPVRGVLDDHGTVEVFAGIPYARPPEGGLRWRAPQPPPPRTEVFEADRFSDVPVQSESAFTTRALAQVVDVPLEGTLLNPYPVAEDSLTLNIWRAAERGAEPLPVLVYIPGGGFTTGSGALPLYDGAALASRGEVITVTLNYRLGVLGFLAHPDLAGESGGEASGNYGIQDQIAALEWIRDNIAAFGGDPDQVTVAGESAGGESVCLLGATPLAEDLMDGLIGSSGACMGTTGDTEDGDQFDTRETATDAGLRLSEELGGATLEEMRAMPLNRILDAAEPLAGHWRPFVDGHVLSTAPADVYASGDQLDVPLLVGSNADEASLALALPPDTDVDEYRASVQEEHGEDAQRFLELYPGETEEQVLDSLLQARTDKVMTRAMHRWARLQTRSGASDAFLYFFSHVPPDEDLEKYGAYHGAEVPYAYDNLGADSDAAYTGTDYRLRDQMSAYWIDFARTGDPNGPGLPAWPTVAREPEQVMEFDGGSAVAPRPRPETVDFWMEFDGPVP, from the coding sequence ATGGGAACCGAGGAGCCGAAGCCACGACTGGCCGGTGTCCTGCGCGGGCTCCAGCCCCTGCGGCGCCGGCTGCCGCTGCCCGCCCTCGCGGTGGTCGCCGGTGTGCTCCTGTGGCTCAACCAGAGCCCTTGGTGGGGATGGGCGCTGATCGCCGTGCTGCTCGCGGCCCTGGCCGCGACGGCCCGCTGGTGGCTGCGTGGCCACTGGCTGCTGCGCACCGCGGCGTGGCTGCTCGTGGGCGTACTCGTGAGCGCCACGGCGGTGGCCGCCTACCCGGCACCGCAGAACCGTCTCGCCGGAGGCCGGGACCGCGTCCCGACCGAACTTGTCGACACCGGGGAGGGGCCGGTCCGAGGGGTCCTCGACGACCACGGCACGGTCGAGGTCTTCGCGGGCATCCCCTACGCCCGGCCGCCGGAGGGAGGACTGCGCTGGCGGGCGCCCCAGCCTCCGCCGCCGCGTACCGAGGTGTTCGAAGCCGACCGCTTCTCCGACGTCCCCGTCCAAAGCGAGTCCGCCTTCACCACCCGAGCGCTCGCGCAGGTCGTCGACGTCCCGCTGGAGGGCACCCTCCTCAACCCGTATCCGGTTGCCGAGGACAGCCTCACCCTCAACATCTGGCGGGCGGCCGAGCGCGGCGCGGAGCCGCTGCCCGTCCTCGTCTACATCCCGGGCGGGGGGTTCACGACCGGCTCCGGCGCGCTGCCGCTCTACGACGGTGCCGCTCTAGCCTCCCGAGGCGAGGTGATCACCGTGACCCTCAACTACCGGCTCGGCGTCCTGGGCTTCCTCGCCCATCCCGACCTCGCCGGGGAATCCGGGGGCGAGGCCTCGGGCAACTACGGGATCCAGGACCAGATCGCCGCCCTGGAATGGATCCGCGACAACATCGCGGCCTTCGGCGGCGACCCCGACCAGGTGACCGTGGCCGGAGAGTCGGCCGGCGGCGAGAGCGTGTGCCTCCTGGGCGCGACCCCTCTGGCCGAAGACCTCATGGACGGCCTCATCGGGAGCAGCGGAGCCTGCATGGGCACCACCGGAGACACCGAGGACGGTGACCAGTTCGACACCCGCGAGACGGCCACGGACGCCGGGCTCCGCCTGAGCGAGGAGCTGGGCGGAGCCACCCTCGAGGAGATGCGGGCGATGCCCCTGAACCGGATCCTGGACGCCGCGGAACCGCTGGCCGGCCACTGGCGGCCCTTCGTCGACGGCCACGTCCTTTCCACCGCACCCGCGGACGTCTACGCCTCAGGAGATCAGTTGGACGTGCCGCTCCTGGTCGGCAGCAACGCGGACGAGGCCTCCCTGGCCTTGGCCCTGCCACCCGACACCGACGTCGACGAGTACCGTGCCTCGGTTCAGGAGGAGCACGGCGAGGACGCGCAACGGTTCCTGGAGCTCTACCCCGGAGAGACCGAGGAACAGGTCCTCGACTCGCTCCTGCAGGCCCGGACGGACAAGGTCATGACCCGGGCGATGCACCGCTGGGCTCGGTTGCAGACACGGTCCGGTGCGTCGGACGCCTTCCTCTACTTCTTCTCCCACGTCCCGCCGGACGAGGACCTGGAGAAGTACGGCGCCTACCACGGAGCGGAGGTGCCCTACGCCTACGACAACCTCGGCGCCGACAGCGACGCCGCCTACACCGGGACCGACTACCGGCTCCGCGACCAGATGAGCGCCTACTGGATCGACTTCGCGCGCACCGGCGACCCCAACGGGCCCGGCCTGCCTGCCTGGCCCACGGTGGCCCGGGAGCCCGAACAGGTCATGGAGTTCGACGGTGGCAGCGCGGTGGCGCCCCGCCCGCGCCCGGAGACGGTCGACTTCTGGATGGAGTTCGACGGCCCGGTCCCCTGA
- a CDS encoding N-acetyltransferase has product MTEQRTDKTGAPVSIALDQDRAISAYTVSVDGGTLAGRAEFVDPPQAADERVFFHTEVAEEFGGRGLAGLLVREALTDSIRRNLTVVPVCPLFARHLKEHGDEYEAEGGKFRRPRPTDLALVKETVENAGDA; this is encoded by the coding sequence ATGACGGAACAGCGAACGGACAAGACGGGCGCGCCCGTGTCCATCGCACTCGACCAGGACCGCGCCATCAGCGCCTACACCGTGAGCGTGGACGGGGGAACTCTCGCCGGACGCGCGGAGTTCGTCGACCCGCCGCAGGCGGCCGACGAGCGCGTGTTCTTCCACACCGAGGTCGCGGAGGAGTTCGGCGGGCGGGGCCTGGCCGGGCTGCTCGTCCGCGAGGCCCTGACCGACAGCATTCGCAGGAACCTCACCGTCGTGCCCGTGTGCCCGCTGTTCGCCAGGCACCTGAAGGAGCACGGCGACGAGTACGAGGCCGAGGGCGGGAAGTTCCGCCGGCCCAGACCAACCGACCTCGCGCTGGTCAAGGAGACGGTCGAGAACGCGGGTGACGCGTGA
- a CDS encoding (4Fe-4S)-binding protein yields MSGGSGRKTYEGRSIAVTFEAGRCRHAAECVRGLPEVFDIERRPWIQPDNASADRTAEVVRRCPSGALEYRRVG; encoded by the coding sequence ATGAGCGGCGGATCCGGCAGGAAGACGTACGAGGGGCGTTCGATCGCGGTCACCTTCGAGGCGGGGCGCTGCCGGCACGCCGCCGAGTGCGTCCGTGGTCTGCCCGAGGTGTTCGACATCGAGCGGCGTCCGTGGATCCAGCCGGACAACGCCTCCGCCGATCGCACGGCCGAGGTGGTGCGGCGCTGTCCTTCGGGTGCGCTGGAGTACCGCCGCGTCGGATGA
- a CDS encoding AI-2E family transporter encodes MPPWLPRAMMLAMWIVTAFGVVLWLFLQLQGLIVLLLISLFLALALEPAVNWLHRHRWPRGPATGAVMLLVLVLTGAFLSLLGSMLIGQVLAFAAEVPAMLRAGLDWFNAAFNTSYSPTNLIDEVSSASGVVEQYASSIANNVLGAGTTVLALLFNGLTIALFTFYLCADGPRFRRVICSVLPPRTQREVLRAWEIAIAKTGGYLYSRALMALVCAVAHWVLLVALDIPYAVALALWVGVLSQFIPTAGTYIGGAVPVLVALLQGPWAAVWVLVFVIVYQQFENYLLQPRITARTLDMHPAVAFGSVLAGVAILGAPGALLALPMGASLQAFIGTYIRRYEVEEHPLLSAAVAGTDPAAATAGGEAPAPESADRGPRSRAEAPPADDERSGPEPDEPS; translated from the coding sequence ATGCCCCCGTGGCTGCCCCGCGCGATGATGCTCGCCATGTGGATCGTCACGGCGTTCGGCGTCGTGCTGTGGCTGTTCCTCCAGTTGCAGGGCCTCATCGTGCTGCTGCTGATCTCCCTGTTCCTCGCGCTCGCGCTGGAGCCGGCGGTGAACTGGCTGCACCGGCACCGCTGGCCGCGCGGACCCGCCACGGGCGCGGTCATGCTGCTGGTCCTGGTGCTGACGGGGGCCTTCCTCAGCCTGCTGGGGTCCATGCTGATCGGGCAGGTGCTGGCCTTCGCCGCCGAGGTGCCCGCGATGCTCCGCGCCGGGCTGGACTGGTTCAACGCCGCGTTCAACACGAGCTACTCCCCCACCAACCTCATCGACGAGGTCTCCAGCGCGAGCGGTGTGGTCGAGCAGTACGCGTCGAGTATCGCCAACAACGTCCTGGGGGCGGGGACGACCGTCCTGGCGCTGCTGTTCAACGGACTGACGATCGCGCTGTTCACCTTCTACCTGTGCGCCGACGGCCCGCGCTTCCGCCGGGTGATCTGCTCGGTACTGCCTCCCCGGACGCAGCGCGAGGTGCTGCGGGCGTGGGAGATCGCGATCGCCAAGACCGGCGGCTACCTGTACTCGCGGGCGCTGATGGCGCTGGTGTGCGCGGTCGCGCACTGGGTGCTGCTGGTCGCGCTGGACATCCCGTACGCGGTCGCGCTGGCGCTGTGGGTCGGCGTGCTGTCCCAGTTCATCCCCACCGCGGGTACCTACATCGGCGGCGCGGTGCCCGTCCTCGTGGCCCTGTTGCAGGGGCCCTGGGCGGCGGTGTGGGTGCTGGTGTTCGTCATCGTCTACCAGCAGTTCGAGAACTACCTGCTCCAGCCCCGGATCACCGCCAGGACGCTGGACATGCACCCGGCGGTGGCGTTCGGCTCGGTCCTGGCGGGCGTCGCGATCCTGGGCGCGCCGGGCGCGCTGCTCGCACTGCCGATGGGCGCGAGCCTGCAGGCCTTCATCGGCACCTACATCCGGCGCTACGAGGTCGAGGAGCACCCGCTGCTGAGCGCCGCCGTCGCCGGAACCGACCCCGCCGCCGCGACCGCCGGCGGTGAGGCCCCGGCCCCGGAGAGCGCGGACCGGGGTCCGCGCTCCCGGGCGGAGGCCCCGCCGGCCGACGACGAACGGTCCGGCCCGGAGCCCGACGAGCCCTCCTGA